The Manihot esculenta cultivar AM560-2 chromosome 1, M.esculenta_v8, whole genome shotgun sequence genome has a window encoding:
- the LOC110618422 gene encoding ACT domain-containing protein ACR8 gives MEMEWSACLDEYEKLVIRMNTPRVVIDNAVCPTATLVKVDSARKHGILLEAVQVLTDLNLSIKKAYISSDGRWFMDVFHVTDVNGNKLTDESVINYIEQSLGTIHYGRTLDFNGLTALELTGTDRVGLLSEVFAVLADLQCDVVDAKVWTHNGRIASFILVKDCNSGSPIEDSQQIDRIEARLRNVLKGDNDIRSAKTSVSMAVTHTERRLHQMMFADRDYERKPILRLSADSPVVTVQNWVERGYSVVNVQCKDRMKLMFDVVCTLTDMEYVVFHATINTVGSRAYLEFYIKHTDGTPISSEPERQRVIQCLQAAVERRASEGVRLELCTPDRQGLLADVTRTFRENGLNVTRAEISTSRDMAVNVFYVTDVIGNPADSKIIDSVRQKIGLSNLKVKELPPLVYHQEAERERQEVGVAGTVLLSLGSLVRRNLYNLGLIRSYS, from the exons ATGGAAATGGAGTGGAGCGCTTGTTTGGATGAGTATGAAAAGCTTGTTATAAGGATGAACACTCCCag GGTCGTCATCGACAATGCCGTTTGCCCCACTGCGACTCTTGTCAAG GTTGACAGTGCCAGGAAACATGGAATTTTGCTTGAGGCTGTTCAGGTTCTCACGGATCTGAACCTTTCAATTAAAAAAGCTTACATTTCTTCCGATGGAAGGTGGTTCATGGATG TTTTTCATGTAACTGATGTAAATGGAAATAAATTGACAGACGAGAGCGTTATCAATTACATTGAGCAG TCACTTGGTACCATTCATTATGGAAGAACACTTGATTTTAATGGATTAACAGCATTGGAACTAACAGGCACAGACAGGGTTGGCCTTCTCTCAGAGGTCTTTGCTGTGCTGGCTGACCTGCAATGTGATGTGGTAGATGCTAAAGTTTGGACTCACAATGGCCGAATTGCTTCATTCATTCTTGTAAAGGACTGCAATTCAGGGTCCCCAATTGAGGATTCACAACAAATTGATAGAATTGAGGCTCGCTTAagaaatgttcttaagggggataATGACATTAGGAGTGCCAAAACATCAGTTTCTATGGCCGTCACACATACAGAGAGAAGACTGCATCAGATGATGTTTGCTGATAGGGATTACGAACGAAAGCCTATTTTGAGGCTAAGTGCCGATTCTCCTGTGGTTACAGTTCAGAATTGGGTGGAGAGAGGTTATTCAGTTGTTAATGTTCAGTGCAAGGATAGAATGAAACTTATGTTTGATGTTGTTTGTACATTGACAGACATGGAATATGTTGTATTCCATGCCACAATCAACACAGTTGGGAGTAGAGCATATCTG GAGTTCTACATTAAACACACTGATGGAACCCCAATTAGTTCTGAGCCGGAAAGGCAGCGTGTAATCCAGTGTTTGCAAGCTGCAGTTGAGAGAAGAGCATCTGAG GGTGTGAGGCTAGAGTTATGCACCCCAGATAGACAGGGACTTTTAGCAGATGTGACAAGAACGTTTAGAGAGAATGGTCTCAACGTGACACGAGCCGAAATTTCCACCTCCAGAGACATGGCTGTAAACGTATTCTACGTAACAGATGTAATTGGTAATCCTGCAGATTCTAAGATAATTGACTCTGTTCGACAAAAAATCGGATTGAGTAACTTGAAAGTGAAGGAATTGCCACCATTGGtataccaccaagaagcagaaAGGGAAAGGCAGGAGGTAGGAGTTGCTGGGACAGTGTTGTTATCATTAGGTAGCTTAGTGAGAAGGAATCTATACAATTTGGGATTGATCAGATCATATTCTTAA